From Carassius auratus strain Wakin unplaced genomic scaffold, ASM336829v1 scaf_tig00028583, whole genome shotgun sequence, the proteins below share one genomic window:
- the LOC113079571 gene encoding integrin beta-like protein A has product MTVISSIRYNKETCSQMQKTSVLIRMSLTSLLLAELLLFTTVTASHFFGGSMTFHPRRNHDGSYKVELRFKTTYHSCYEYDYWPCGSGDCGNDVSTVIGQVDSSPNGNNWCQSEGVITKMLSTNSPFQLIKSSCCWIFNTVTNSGGWSLLTYIDLGVRSDTSEPNRSPITTTLPFVRVPQNCPRRYNILAFDPDGDHVRCRFGLGQNQECEICNQPAGFTLDQNNCSLSYSHTWVPGVYSFELVLEDFPIQNITLSYTNQLSKEIYAISFIRSRRAVNYHATAAIPPQAFPLTTTSTTRSSTTATHSTTPTTTRTTTTTTTLILHYQQQPQHLQPLCYQQQQLQ; this is encoded by the exons ATGACTGTCATTTCCTCCATCAGATACAATAAAGAAACCTGTTCCCAGATGCAGAAGACATCAGTTCTGATCAGGATGTCTCTCACCTCTCTGCTCTTGGCCGAGCTTCTGCTCTTCACCACAGTAACAGCCTCACACTTCTTTGGCGGCTCGATGACTTTCCACCCAAGAAGGAATCATGATGGATCATACAAG GTGGAACTTCGCTTCAAGACGACCTACCATTCCTGTTATGAGTATGATTACTGGCCGTGTGGCTCTGGAGACTGTGGAAATGATGTCAGTACTGTGATTGGTCAAGTAGATTCGAGTCCGAATGGCAACAACTGGTGTCAGTCTGAGGGAGTGATAACAAAGATGCTTTCCACCAACAGCCCATTCCAGCTAat CAAAAGCAGTTGCTGCTGGATCTTCAACACAGTCACAAATTCTGGAGGCTGGAGTCTTCTCACTTACATTGACCTTGGAGTGAGATCAGACACCTCAGAGCCCAACCGATCGCCAATAACCACCACCCTACCATTTGTTAG AGTTCCTCAAAACTGTCCAAGGAGGTACAATATTTTAGCCTTTGATCCTGATGGTGACCATGTCAGATGTAGATTTGGACTTGGACAAAACCAGGAATGTGAAATCTGCAACCAACCTGCTGGTTTTACGTTGGATCAG AATAACTGCTCTCTATCATATTCGCACACCTGGGTGCCTGGAGTTTATTCATTTGAGCTGGTGCTGGAGGATTTCCCCATTCAAAATATTACTCTGTCCTACACCAACCAACTTTCAAAGGAAATATATGCAATCAGTTTCATCAGAAGCAGACGTGCTGTTAATTATCATGCGACTGCAGCTATTCCACCTCAAGCATTCCCACTTACAACAACCTCTACAACACGTTCATCAACCACTGCAACACATTCAACAACACCTACAACAACTCGTACAACAACAACCACTACAACAC TTATTCTACATTACCAGCAACAACCACAACACTTACAACCACTATGttaccaacaacaacaactacaataa
- the LOC113079582 gene encoding CUB and zona pellucida-like domain-containing protein 1 codes for MLPTTTTTITTTSPTTTITSLTTTMSPTKTTTTPIATITSPMTSNMSPKPTTTTPLTTTETTTNTKTPKITTPTTTTPEPTKTTSELTTTTIPTVIQTTTTAATETALTLSKIPLQFSLQVDGPAPSCTEGEYLPRFLHPTPHHGEHLQARVNEELEIRVKAFASFSRIIDVIISGPLNSTKYKTTTGEYVIYWTPTAENYGQHFPFCFIAEGQYGFDIYQSEMRCVVAKVNAEGPVAHVTCTPNSMSVTIERSSIKNLHGDHLRLINPSCQVYTNSTYVFTNTLLNECGTQIEENNNELIFKNKIITFDDPRDIITRKNKLEIEILCKYQKRTNITLEFDTHRPPIIISEKGFGTFNYQFEFYVSENFHTSRGSESYPLEYDVGDKIYMKIEPVTPVLNTEIFLESCVATPYDNPNYPISYPIVKNGCNVDETVQFFSSHQQYVQFEMEAFKFIEFHDQVFISCSIIICQANNPNTRCSQGCVNSTVAPPSHHQHKREAPIQTSSHFISQGPLRLKRRASQAPVSPGLNLNLVVIALCLLATVTMVCGVIVYRVRGQRMGYKPVPSHEF; via the exons ATGTTACCAACAACAACCACTACAATAACCACTACATCACCGACAACAACCATTACATCACTGACAACCACAATGTCCCCAACAAAAACCACAACAACACCTATAGCAACCATTACATCACCGATGACAAGCAATATGTCACCAAAACCAACCACAACAACACCTTTGACAACCACGGAGACAACTACAAATACTAAAACACCTAAAATAACTACACCTACAACAACCACACCTGAACCTACTAAGACCACATCTGAACTCACTACAACCACAATACCCACAGTTATACAAACAACAACCACTGCGGCAACAGAAACAGCTTTAACACTGAGCAAAATACCCCTTCAGTTTTCTCTTCAAG TTGATGGTCCAGCACCATCTTGCACAGAGGGGGAATATCTACCCCGGTTCCTTCACCCAACACCACATCACGGAGAACACCTGCAGGCTCGTGTGAATGAAGAGCTTGAAATCAGAGTGAAAGCTTTTGCATCTTTTTCtag AATCATTGATGTCATCATTAGTGGACCACTGAACAGCACAAAGTATAAAACCACCACTGGGGAATATGTGATCTACTGGACACCAACTGCAGAAAACTATGGACAACACTTTCCATTTTGTTTCATCGCAGAAGGACAATACGG GTTTGATATTTACCAGTCTGAGATGAGATGCGTTGTTGCAAAGGTGAATGCTGAAG gaCCGGTGGCACATGTAACCTGCACTCCAAACTCAATGTCAGTGACAATTGAGAGATCCTCCATCAAAAACCTCCATGGTGACCATTTGAGACTGATAAATCCGTCTTGTCAGGTTTACACCAACAGTACCTACGTGTTCACCAACACACTTCTAAATGAATGTGGTACTCAGATTGAA GAGAACAATAATGAACTCATCTTCAAGAATAAAATCATTACATTCGATGATCCCAGGGACATTATAACCAGAAAGAATAAGCTAGAAATTGAAATTCTGTGCAAGTACCAGAAAAGAACCAACATTACACTGGAGTTTGATACTCACAGACCACCAATCATCATCTCAGAAAAAGGTTTTGGCACATTCAACTATCAGTTTGAGTTTTATGTTTCGGAAAATTTCCACACCAGCAGAGGCTCAGAATCTTACCCGCTTGAGTACGACGTGGGCGATAAGATCTACATGAAGATCGAGCCTGTCACTCCAGTCCTAAACACTGAGATCTTCCTTGAGTCCTGTGTGGCTACACCTTACGATAATCCCAATTACCCAATCTCCTATCCCATCGTAAAGAACGG ATGCAACGTGGATGAAACTGTTCAGTTTTTCTCAAGCCACCAACAATATGTCCAGTTTGAAATGGAGGCCTTCAAATTCATTGAGTTCCATGACCAG GTGTTCATCAGCTGCTCAATCATCATATGCCAGGCCAACAATCCCAACACCCGCTGCTCTCAGGGCTGTGTCAACAGCACAGTGGCTCCACCGTCCCACCACCAACACAAAAGAGAGGCTCCCATCCAGACCAGCAGTCACTTCATCTCCCAGGGGCCCCTGCGGCTAAAGAGGAGGGCATCAC AGGCCCCCGTAAGCCCGGGACTGAATCTAAACCTCGTCGTCATCGCTCTTTGTCTCTTGGCAACAGTTACCATGGTGTGTGGAGTGATCGTCTACAGAGTCAGAGGGCAAAGGATGGGATACAAACCTGTGCCATCACATGAGTTTTAG